In a single window of the Pseudochaenichthys georgianus chromosome 16, fPseGeo1.2, whole genome shotgun sequence genome:
- the LOC117461008 gene encoding transmembrane protein 222-like — MAEVDETDIMMNYYGDFLKGDKKNNRYPYCIVWTPIPILSWVFPFIGHMGICTSAGIIRDFAGSYFVSEDNMGFGRPTKYWKLDVDKVCGNGAAIWDKAVHDASEEYKCRPHNLCLDNCHSHVAMALNLMRYNNSTSWNMIKLCALSLIHGKHVSWAAFLKTWLPFFMIFGILGTFILMFNLH, encoded by the exons ATGGCGGAAGTGGACGAAACTGACATCATGATGAACTACTACGGAGACTTCTTAAAAGGCGACAAAAAAAACAACCGCTACCCGTATTGCATCGTCTGGACGCCTATTCCTATTTTATC GTGGGTGTTCCCCTTCATTGGTCACATGGGTATATGCACCTCTGCTGGAATTATACGAGATTTTGCAGGATCATACTTTGTCTCG GAAGATAACATGGGCTTTGGAAGACCTACAAA GTATTGGAAGCTTGATGTGGACAAAGTTTGTGGCAATGGAGCTGCTATCTGGGACAAAGCAGTGCACGACGCCTCTGAGGAATACAAATGTAGGCCG CACAATCTGTGCTTAGATAACTGCCATTCCCACGTTGCCATGGCCCTCAACCTTATGCGCTACAACAACAGCACGTCTTGGAACATGATAAAACTGTGTGCGCTGTCTCTTATTCACGGAAAACATGTGAG CTGGGCGGCCTTCCTCAAGACTTGGCTTCCCTTCTTCATGATCTTCGGAATTCTCGGCACGTTCATCCTCATGTTCAACCTGCATTAA